In Fulvia fulva chromosome 10, complete sequence, a single window of DNA contains:
- a CDS encoding Inositol-1,4,5-trisphosphate 5-phosphatase 1: MPIRVFLRDSPRRALALATDTHVLIFRHSPTSINAKHGSSTSVNDGATPRCIVEFSPWEGLDMDGYRTLSSLSVQGTLGLVTLNNNVFLCVVNGSTKVSTVRPGETIQRILSVEFHCLNSSNYDHLLHDQVNPFPTDGLDADGYDHGGYREPMLEHPCMALKKLLSGGSFYYSADLDLTKRLQDRPTEASTIAIDSLDAGFLWNTYMIQPLVDFRSRLSPRERQALDDSRILTSTIRGFAQTITVPAASSPLRVKNTGMPSTMTLISRLSCRRAGTRFNSRGIDDDGNVANFVETETIFATDSMTFSYVQVRGSVPLFWEQSAGLPGQQKIQVTRSVEATQPAFDKHFQRLMENYGDVVVVNLLSEEKSQEIMLTQQYLRHIEHSSLNHTVSKDDESAHKHVTAVNYDFHAETRGPNGYDAASGIQRWIEPTAMAFEYFLSEDMVEKIQRNGKEVSVVGRNDVLKQAGVFRTNCLDCLDRTNLIQTIISKIAFSLFLFQQANVSPTSDFWARHGTLWADNGDQLSKIYAGTGALKSSYTRSGKMSIAGAFADLRKSAQRLYINNVEDKGRQETMDMLLGRMIGQTPVHLYDPINDWVVAELGKRSAEFTRSEKINIWCGTFNLNGKTHGIDEDLSIWLCPKVEQAYRCPEIVAVAFQEIVNLDVQQIMSTDPHRRTVWEESVRKTLNANAQKYRGEDYVLLRGGQLVGASLSIFVRASVLPMIKNVEGAVKKTGLSGMAGNKGAVAIRMEVADTSVCFVTAHLAAGFANYEERNQDYRTISSGLRFQRNRSIEDHKSIMWFGDFNYRIGMDNDRVRQYIKQRDLTTLYENDQLNIQMVHGRTFPHYSEQIPTFLPTYKFNLGTDDYDTSDKARIPAWCDRILTRGDNLRQLYYDSAPLRFSDHRPVYGVFQCTISVVDQAVKDKISHELHARRRTAVGSHTANQVAESDDESLYGYDSVEPGLPPASSDKRKWWLDNGMPARSTVQPPNAGHVPNPARPSNPWTPIGEPDWVKVEKPSAPPSRTASLYSTSSAQSRNQGEPIPRKLPPPYKSSDRGAPTTQTTSHDGSLDDEKARIHLKQTLRKPAPPKPNKPNLLRSESNQSSASTKSPPPPPTARRTGTTTNIAAKTVLPPPVEPRRTGTPSTISRTVMAPPPPRANGTVERKLNSPAPAPPPPRKPVGSREDSGPALPPRRATTDLMNEAGDEELKDWVPLKPQ; the protein is encoded by the coding sequence ATGCCGATTCGTGTGTTTTTGAGGGACTCCCCTCGACGTGCCTTAGCGCTTGCCACCGACACTCATGTTCTCATATTCCGGCATAGTCCGACCAGCATCAACGCAAAACATGGCTCCTCGACCTCCGTCAACGATGGTGCGACGCCACGATGTATTGTGGAGTTTTCGCCATGGGAGGGCCTGGATATGGATGGCTACCGTACGCTTTCTTCCCTCTCGGTCCAGGGCACTCTAGGTCTGGTTACACTTAACAACAATGTCTTCCTGTGTGTCGTTAACGGTTCTACGAAAGTCTCCACTGTGCGACCGGGAGAGACGATTCAGCGGATCTTGAGTGTGGAGTTTCATTGCTTGAACTCGAGCAACTACGATCATCTACTACACGATCAGGTCAACCCGTTTCCGACCGATGGTCTGGATGCCGATGGATACGATCACGGTGGCTATCGCGAGCCAATGCTTGAGCACCCTTGCATGGCATTGAAGAAGCTGCTCAGTGGTGGAAGTTTCTACTACAGCGCAGATTTGGATCTGACGAAGCGTCTTCAAGATCGGCCGACCGAAGCAAGCACTATCGCCATAGACAGTTTGGATGCTGGCTTCTTGTGGAACACGTACATGATCCAGCCGCTCGTGGACTTCCGATCGAGGTTATCTCCACGAGAGAGACAGGCCCTGGATGACTCGAGGATCCTGACCAGTACCATTCGAGGTTTTGCGCAAACGATAACAGTGCCGGCTGCGAGCTCGCCGCTAAGGGTCAAGAACACGGGCATGCCGTCAACCATGACTTTGATATCAAGACTATCGTGCCGGAGAGCAGGAACCAGATTCAACTCGCGCGGTATCGACGACGACGGGAATGTGGCAAATTTCGTCGAGACAGAGACCATATTCGCCACAGACAGCATGACCTTCTCATATGTTCAGGTGCGTGGCAGCGTGCCTCTGTTCTGGGAGCAATCTGCTGGACTGCCCGGTCAACAGAAGATACAGGTCACGAGATCAGTCGAAGCCACGCAGCCAGCGTTCGATAAGCACTTTCAGAGATTGATGGAGAACTATGGTGACGTGGTTGTGGTGAATCTTTTGAGCGAAGAGAAGTCTCAAGAGATCATGTTAACTCAACAGTACCTGCGGCACATTGAGCACAGCTCGCTCAATCATACTGTCTCGAAGGATGATGAATCGGCTCATAAACATGTTACTGCTGTAAATTACGACTTTCACGCCGAGACCAGGGGCCCTAATGGATATGATGCTGCCAGTGGCATTCAACGTTGGATTGAGCCGACTGCCATGGCTTTTGAGTACTTCCTCTCCGAGGACATGGTTGAGAAGATCCAGCGGAATGGCAAAGAGGTTTCGGTGGTCGGTCGCAACGACGTCCTCAAGCAAGCGGGTGTCTTCAGGACAAATTGCCTCGACTGCCTTGATCGTACGAATCTGATACAGACTATCATCTCGAAGATTGCCTTCAGCCTCTTTCTCTTCCAGCAAGCCAATGTCAGTCCGACGTCTGACTTCTGGGCGAGACACGGCACACTCTGGGCCGATAATGGTGATCAGTTAAGCAAGATCTATGCTGGGACTGGAGCGCTGAAGTCATCGTACACGAGATCAGGCAAGATGTCCATCGCGGGCGCTTTCGCTGATCTTCGGAAGTCTGCGCAAAGGCTATACATCAACAATGTTGAAGACAAGGGAAGGCAAGAAACTATGGACATGCTCTTAGGCCGAATGATTGGGCAGACTCCTGTCCATCTGTATGACCCGATCAACGACTGGGTCGTTGCTGAGCTTGGCAAGCGGTCGGCTGAATTCACCAGAAGTGAGAAGATCAACATCTGGTGCGGCACGTTCAATTTGAATGGAAAGACTCACGGCATTGACGAGGATTTATCCATCTGGTTGTGTCCAAAGGTCGAACAAGCTTATCGCTGCCCTGAGATTGTGGCAGTGGCTTTTCAAGAGATTGTCAACCTGGATGTACAACAGATCATGTCCACCGACCCGCATCGACGAACCGTCTGGGAAGAGTCGGTACGGAAGACGCTGAATGCGAATGCGCAGAAGTACAGAGGCGAGGACTACGTCTTGCTTAGGGGTGGTCAACTCGTAGGTGCTTCGTTGTCAATCTTCGTTCGAGCCAGCGTTCTGCCAATGATCAAGAACGTCGAAGGTGCTGTGAAGAAGACAGGCTTAAGCGGCATGGCTGGTAACAAGGGCGCGGTGGCGATACGTATGGAGGTCGCCGACACTTCTGTATGTTTCGTGACAGCACATCTCGCGGCTGGCTTCGCCAACTACGAAGAGCGGAACCAAGACTATCGGACGATCTCGAGCGGCTTGCGTTTTCAACGGAACAGGTCAATCGAAGACCACAAGTCTATAATGTGGTTCGGTGACTTCAACTACCGTATTGGCATGGACAACGATCGTGTGCGGCAATACATCAAGCAGCGTGACCTGACTACTCTCTACGAGAACGATCAGCTCAACATCCAGATGGTGCACGGACGGACATTTCCTCACTACTCGGAGCAGATACCCACGTTCTTGCCCACCTACAAGTTCAATCTGGGCACTGATGACTACGACACATCAGACAAGGCTCGAATACCTGCTTGGTGCGATCGGATCCTGACCCGTGGTGACAACTTGCGCCAGCTATACTACGACTCTGCGCCACTTCGATTTTCCGACCACAGACCTGTGTATGGTGTGTTCCAATGCACAATTAGCGTTGTCGACCAAGCTGTGAAGGACAAGATCAGCCACGAGTTGCACGCTAGGCGCAGGACTGCTGTTGGAAGCCACACAGCTAATCAGGTAGCAGAAAGCGATGACGAATCATTGTACGGATATGATTCTGTGGAGCCTGGTCTGCCACCTGCAAGCTCGGACAAGAGGAAATGGTGGCTCGACAACGGCATGCCTGCCAGATCTACTGTACAGCCGCCAAATGCTGGACACGTTCCTAACCCTGCGAGGCCGTCTAACCCGTGGACACCAATAGGCGAACCTGACTGGGTCAAAGTCGAGAAGCCAAGCGCACCTCCATCGAGAACGGCGTCTCTGTACAGCACATCATCTGCACAGAGTCGCAATCAGGGCGAGCCAATACCTCGGAAACTGCCTCCACCATACAAGTCATCGGATCGCGGTGCGCCGACGACCCAAACCACCAGCCACGATGGGTCATTAGATGATGAGAAGGCTCGAATACACCTCAAGCAGACTTTACGCAAGCCAGCACCACCAAAGCCCAACAAACCGAACCTGCTACGTTCGGAGAGTAATCAGTCCTCAGCATCCACAAAGAGTCCGCCTCCTCCACCGACAGCCAGAAGGACAGGCACCACCACAAATATAGCCGCTAAAACTGTGCTCCCACCACCCGTCGAGCCGAGAAGGACAGGTACGCCGTCTACCATCTCAAGGACAGTGATGGCGCCTCCTCCGCCACGAGCGAACGGCACTGTGGAAAGGAAGCTTAACAGTCCAGCTCCTGCTCCTCCTCCGCCTAGGAAGCCGGTGGGAAGTAGAGAAGACAGCGGGCCTGCACTTCCACCTCGAAGAGCTACGACAGATTTGATGAATGAAGCTGGTGATGAGGAATTGAAGGATTGGGTACCACTCAAGCCGCAGTAG